One segment of Balaenoptera ricei isolate mBalRic1 chromosome 8, mBalRic1.hap2, whole genome shotgun sequence DNA contains the following:
- the HPS5 gene encoding BLOC-2 complex member HPS5 isoform X3, with the protein MTFVPVIPESYNHVLAEFESLDPLLSALRLDSTRLKCTSIAVSRKWLALGSSGGGLNLIQKEGWKHRLFLSHREGAISQVACCLHDDDYVAVATSQGLVVVWELNQERRGKPERIYVSSEHKGQKVTALCWDTAILRVFIGDHMGKVSAIKLNTSKQAKAAAAFVMFPVQTITTVDSCVVQLDYLDGRLLISSLTRCFLCDTEREKFWKIGNKERDGEYGACFFPGRCSAGQQPLIYCARPGSRMWEVNFDGEVISTHQFKKLLSSPPLPVINLRSEPQYDHTVGSSQSLSFPKLLYLSEHCVLTWTERGIYIFLPQNVQVLLWSEVKDIQDVAVWKNELFCLHLNGKVSHLSLLSVERCVERLLRRGLWNLAAQTCCLFQNSVIASRGRKTLTIDKLEHLKSQLDLTTYGDLISQLEELILKFEPLDSACSSRRSSISSHESFSILDSGIYRIINSRRGSQSDEDSCSLHSQTLSEDERLKEFTSHQEEDQADQCCGSHGNEDNVSHASVMFETDKNETFLPFGIPLSFRSPSPLVSLQAVKESVSSFVRKTTEKIGTLHTSPDLKVRPEPRGDEQSCEEDVGPVTCPKEEDTEGKEEVTSQPPEEDKFQELKMATAEAMTKLQDPLVLFEPQSLRMVLQEWLSQLEKTFAMKDFSGISDTGNSSMESNQGMLLLDESKKVILDEEDEKERRDSSGNEETVDQAACESVNSLRESLDDDIFQVCSPCSIADSLQKDLAEMTTLCLELNVLNSEIKSASRHVDLTLQQCSPEILACQFLKKYFFLLDLKRAKESIKLSYTNSPCVWDTFIEGLKGLMIKIGLLCPGGSMWKRQTGSYREVWPGSGLHLFCCCPVFPAPLIEEAVFSPLCILASFIKDVMQLCHHHPAQFLAYLDSLVKSRPEDQRPFFLESLLQPESLRLDWLLLAVSHDAPPSTSTMDEEGDPRPHSHLFSWGYSQLILHLIKLPADFTTKEKVTDICRSHGFWPGYLNLCLELGRRREAFTNIVYLNDMSLMEGDNGWIPETVEEWKLLLHLVQNKSTKPAPQKSPNGNFSDGPSPINVENVALLLAKSMGPDRAWSLLQECGLTLELSERFTRTCDILRIAEKRQRALIQSMLEKCDRFLWSQQA; encoded by the exons ATGACTTTCGTGCCAGTGATACCAGAGTCCTACAACCATGTTCTTGCAGAATTTGAGTCTCTGGATCCATTACTTTCAGCCCTGAGGCTGGACTCCACTCGTCTAAAG TGCACGAGCATAGCTGTGTCTCGAAAATGGTTGGCTTTGGGCAGTTCAGGAGGAGGACTCAATCTCATTCAGAAAGAAGGATGGAAGCACAGGCTTTTCCTTTCACACAGG GAAGGTGCAATCTCTCAGGTCGCCTGTTGTTTACATGATGATGATTATGTTGCTGTGGCTACCAG TCAGGGTCTTGTAGTTGTTTGGGAATTAAATCAAGAGCGTCGTGGGAAACCAGAACGAATTTATGTGTCTTCAGAACACAAAGGCCAAAAAGTTACAGCTCTCTGTTGGGATACAGCTATTCTTAGAGTTTTTATAGGTGATCATATGGGGaaagtttctgccatcaaactcAACACTTCTAAACAAGCAAAG GCGGCTGCTGCCTTTGTGATGTTTCCTGTTCAGACAATAACAACAGTTGACTCCTGTGTTGTCCAGTTAGATTATTTGGATGGAAGATTACTTATATCTTCACTTACTCGATGCTTCTTGTGTGATACTGAGAG agaaaaattttggaaaattggaAACAAGGAAAGAGATGGAGAATACGGAGCTTGTTTCTTCCCTGGAAGATGTTCTGCCGGCCAGCAGCCCCTAATATACTGTGCTCGCCCTGGCTCCAGGATGTGGGAAGTGAACTTTGATGGAGAAGTTATAAGTACACATCAGTTTAAGAAACTCCTCTCATCACCACCTCTTCCTGTGATTAATCTAAG ATCAGAACCTCAGTATGATCATACGGTTGGATCCTCCCAGTCTTTGTCTTTCCCCAAACTCTTATATCTTAG TGAGCACTGTGTGCTGACTTGGACAGAAAGaggaatttatattttccttcctcAGAATGTTCAAGTTCTTCTTTGGAGTGAAGTCAAGG ATATTCAGGATGTGGCTGTCTGGAAGAATGAGCTGTTCTGTTTGCACCTAAATGGGAAGGTCTCCCATCTTTCCCTGTTATCTGTGGAACGTTGTGTGGAACGCCTGCTAAGGAGAGGCCTGTGGAACCTGGCTGCTCAAACTTGCTGTCTTTTCCAGAATTCTGTCATCGCCAGCAGA GGAAGAAAAACTTTGACTATAGATAAATTGGAACATTTGAAATCTCAGCTGGACTTAACAACCTATGGTGATCTGATTTCCCAACTGGAAGAACTGATCTTAAAATTTGAACCTTTGGATTCAGCTTGTAGCAGTAGAAGAAGCTCCATTTCATCACAT gaaaGTTTCAGCATCTTGGACTCCGGTATTTATCGTATCATTAATAGTAGAAGAGGCAGTCAGTCAGATGAAGACTCTTGTTCCCTTCACAGCCAAACCCTCTCAGAAGATGAGAGACTTAAAGAATTCACCTCACATCAAGAAGAGGACCAAGCAGATCAGTGTTGTGGCTCACATGGAAATGAAG ACAATGTTTCACACGCTTCAGTGATGTTTGAGACAGATAAGAATGAAACTTTTCTCCCCTTCGGCATTCCACTGTCATTTCGTTCTCCATCTCCTCTTGTGTCTCTTCAGGCTGTCAAGGAAAG CGTTTCTAGCTTTGTGCGTAAAACTACTGAGAAGATTGGCACCCTTCATACGAGCCCTGATCTGAAAGTGAGACCAGAACCCAGGGGTGATGAGCAGTCATGTGAAGAGGATGTGGGTCCAGTCACTTGCCCAAAGGAGGAAGACACTGA gggaaaagaagaagtaactagTCAACCTCCAGAAGAGGACAAGTTTCAAGAGCTCAAAATGGCAACAGCAGAAGCAAT GACCAAGCTACAGGACCCACTGGTATTGTTTGAACCACAGTCTCTGAGAATGGTTTTACAGGAGTGGCTTTCACAGTTAGAAAAAACATTTGCCATGAAGGACTTTTCAGGCATTTCAGATACTGGCAACTCATCCATGGAATCAAACCAGGGTATGCTATTGCTTGATGAGTCCAAAAAGGTAATATTAGAcgaagaagatgaaaaagaaagaagagactcTTCAGGCAATGAAGAAACTGTTGATCAAGCAGCATGTGAATCTGTAAATAGTCTGAGGGAGTCCCTGGATGATGACATTTTTCAAGTATGTTCTCCATGCAGTATAGCAGACAGTCTTCAGAAGGACCTGGCTGAAATGACAACATTGTGTTTGGAACTGAATGTACTGAATTCTGAGATCAAAAGTGCAAGTAGACATGTAGACCTCACTTTGCAACAGTGCTCTCCCGAAATTCTGGCTTGTCAGTTCCTAAAGAAGTACTTTTTTCTTCTGGACTTGAAAAGAGCAAAGGAGAGCATCAAGCTGAGTTATACTAACAGTCCTTGTGTTTGGGATACTTTTATTGAAGGACTGAAAG GGCTGATGATTAAGATTGGGTTGCTATGTCCAGGGGGAAGCATGTGGAAGAGGCAAACAGGCTCTTACAGGGAGGTGTGGCCTGGTAGTGGCTTACATCTCTTCTGTTG ctgtccagttttcccagcaccacttattgaagaggctgtcttttctccactgtgtattcttgcctcctttatcaaag ATGTCATGCAACTTTGTCATCATCATCCTGCTCAGTTTTTGGCTTATTTAGACAGTCTGGTAAAATCAAGGCCTGAAGATCAACG GCCATTCTTCCTTGAGTCTCTCCTACAACCAGAGTCTTTAAGATTGGATTGGCTGCTGTTGGCAGTGTCCCATGATGCTCCCCCAAGCACCAGCACTATGGACGAGGAAGGAGACCCCAG gccTCATTCCCACTTGTTTTCCTGGGGTTACAGTCAACTAATCCTTCATCTAATTAAACTTCCTGCAGATTTTACAACCAAAGAGAAAGTGACTGACATCTGTAGGTCTCATGG TTTCTGGCCTGGATATCTTAATCTCTGTTTGGAGCTGGGGAGAAGAAGAGAGGCCTTCACGAATATTGTGTATCTGAATGATATGAGCCTGATGGAAGGGGACAATG GTTGGATCCCAGAGACTGTGGAGGAATGGAAGCTTCTCCTACATCTGGTACAGAACAAGAGCACAAAGCCAGCCCCCCAGAAGTCACCAAATGGGAACTTCAGCGATGGGCCTTCCCCTATCAATGTGGAGAATGTGGCACTCCTGTTAGCTAAGTCCATGGGCCCAGACCGGGCCTGGTCACTGCTACAAGAATGTGGTTTGACCCTTGAGCTGTCAGAGAGGTTTACCAGAACCTGTGATATCCTGAGGATTGCCGAGAAAAGGCAGAG
- the HPS5 gene encoding BLOC-2 complex member HPS5 isoform X5, translating into MTFVPVIPESYNHVLAEFESLDPLLSALRLDSTRLKCTSIAVSRKWLALGSSGGGLNLIQKEGWKHRLFLSHREGAISQVACCLHDDDYVAVATSQGLVVVWELNQERRGKPERIYVSSEHKGQKVTALCWDTAILRVFIGDHMGKVSAIKLNTSKQAKAAAAFVMFPVQTITTVDSCVVQLDYLDGRLLISSLTRCFLCDTEREKFWKIGNKERDGEYGACFFPGRCSAGQQPLIYCARPGSRMWEVNFDGEVISTHQFKKLLSSPPLPVINLRSEPQYDHTVGSSQSLSFPKLLYLSEHCVLTWTERGIYIFLPQNVQVLLWSEVKDIQDVAVWKNELFCLHLNGKVSHLSLLSVERCVERLLRRGLWNLAAQTCCLFQNSVIASRGRKTLTIDKLEHLKSQLDLTTYGDLISQLEELILKFEPLDSACSSRRSSISSHESFSILDSGIYRIINSRRGSQSDEDSCSLHSQTLSEDERLKEFTSHQEEDQADQCCGSHGNEDNVSHASVMFETDKNETFLPFGIPLSFRSPSPLVSLQAVKESVSSFVRKTTEKIGTLHTSPDLKVRPEPRGDEQSCEEDVGPVTCPKEEDTEGKEEVTSQPPEEDKFQELKMATAEAMTKLQDPLVLFEPQSLRMVLQEWLSQLEKTFAMKDFSGISDTGNSSMESNQGMLLLDESKKVILDEEDEKERRDSSGNEETVDQAACESVNSLRESLDDDIFQVCSPCSIADSLQKDLAEMTTLCLELNVLNSEIKSASRHVDLTLQQCSPEILACQFLKKYFFLLDLKRAKESIKLSYTNSPCVWDTFIEGLKGLMIKIGLLCPGGSMWKRQTGSYREVWPGSGLHLFCCCPVFPAPLIEEAVFSPLCILASFIKEMASSNPTYIKMEEGDLPTRLKLLDDLVPFDSPLLIAYATQCHATLSSSSCSVFGLFRQSGKIKA; encoded by the exons ATGACTTTCGTGCCAGTGATACCAGAGTCCTACAACCATGTTCTTGCAGAATTTGAGTCTCTGGATCCATTACTTTCAGCCCTGAGGCTGGACTCCACTCGTCTAAAG TGCACGAGCATAGCTGTGTCTCGAAAATGGTTGGCTTTGGGCAGTTCAGGAGGAGGACTCAATCTCATTCAGAAAGAAGGATGGAAGCACAGGCTTTTCCTTTCACACAGG GAAGGTGCAATCTCTCAGGTCGCCTGTTGTTTACATGATGATGATTATGTTGCTGTGGCTACCAG TCAGGGTCTTGTAGTTGTTTGGGAATTAAATCAAGAGCGTCGTGGGAAACCAGAACGAATTTATGTGTCTTCAGAACACAAAGGCCAAAAAGTTACAGCTCTCTGTTGGGATACAGCTATTCTTAGAGTTTTTATAGGTGATCATATGGGGaaagtttctgccatcaaactcAACACTTCTAAACAAGCAAAG GCGGCTGCTGCCTTTGTGATGTTTCCTGTTCAGACAATAACAACAGTTGACTCCTGTGTTGTCCAGTTAGATTATTTGGATGGAAGATTACTTATATCTTCACTTACTCGATGCTTCTTGTGTGATACTGAGAG agaaaaattttggaaaattggaAACAAGGAAAGAGATGGAGAATACGGAGCTTGTTTCTTCCCTGGAAGATGTTCTGCCGGCCAGCAGCCCCTAATATACTGTGCTCGCCCTGGCTCCAGGATGTGGGAAGTGAACTTTGATGGAGAAGTTATAAGTACACATCAGTTTAAGAAACTCCTCTCATCACCACCTCTTCCTGTGATTAATCTAAG ATCAGAACCTCAGTATGATCATACGGTTGGATCCTCCCAGTCTTTGTCTTTCCCCAAACTCTTATATCTTAG TGAGCACTGTGTGCTGACTTGGACAGAAAGaggaatttatattttccttcctcAGAATGTTCAAGTTCTTCTTTGGAGTGAAGTCAAGG ATATTCAGGATGTGGCTGTCTGGAAGAATGAGCTGTTCTGTTTGCACCTAAATGGGAAGGTCTCCCATCTTTCCCTGTTATCTGTGGAACGTTGTGTGGAACGCCTGCTAAGGAGAGGCCTGTGGAACCTGGCTGCTCAAACTTGCTGTCTTTTCCAGAATTCTGTCATCGCCAGCAGA GGAAGAAAAACTTTGACTATAGATAAATTGGAACATTTGAAATCTCAGCTGGACTTAACAACCTATGGTGATCTGATTTCCCAACTGGAAGAACTGATCTTAAAATTTGAACCTTTGGATTCAGCTTGTAGCAGTAGAAGAAGCTCCATTTCATCACAT gaaaGTTTCAGCATCTTGGACTCCGGTATTTATCGTATCATTAATAGTAGAAGAGGCAGTCAGTCAGATGAAGACTCTTGTTCCCTTCACAGCCAAACCCTCTCAGAAGATGAGAGACTTAAAGAATTCACCTCACATCAAGAAGAGGACCAAGCAGATCAGTGTTGTGGCTCACATGGAAATGAAG ACAATGTTTCACACGCTTCAGTGATGTTTGAGACAGATAAGAATGAAACTTTTCTCCCCTTCGGCATTCCACTGTCATTTCGTTCTCCATCTCCTCTTGTGTCTCTTCAGGCTGTCAAGGAAAG CGTTTCTAGCTTTGTGCGTAAAACTACTGAGAAGATTGGCACCCTTCATACGAGCCCTGATCTGAAAGTGAGACCAGAACCCAGGGGTGATGAGCAGTCATGTGAAGAGGATGTGGGTCCAGTCACTTGCCCAAAGGAGGAAGACACTGA gggaaaagaagaagtaactagTCAACCTCCAGAAGAGGACAAGTTTCAAGAGCTCAAAATGGCAACAGCAGAAGCAAT GACCAAGCTACAGGACCCACTGGTATTGTTTGAACCACAGTCTCTGAGAATGGTTTTACAGGAGTGGCTTTCACAGTTAGAAAAAACATTTGCCATGAAGGACTTTTCAGGCATTTCAGATACTGGCAACTCATCCATGGAATCAAACCAGGGTATGCTATTGCTTGATGAGTCCAAAAAGGTAATATTAGAcgaagaagatgaaaaagaaagaagagactcTTCAGGCAATGAAGAAACTGTTGATCAAGCAGCATGTGAATCTGTAAATAGTCTGAGGGAGTCCCTGGATGATGACATTTTTCAAGTATGTTCTCCATGCAGTATAGCAGACAGTCTTCAGAAGGACCTGGCTGAAATGACAACATTGTGTTTGGAACTGAATGTACTGAATTCTGAGATCAAAAGTGCAAGTAGACATGTAGACCTCACTTTGCAACAGTGCTCTCCCGAAATTCTGGCTTGTCAGTTCCTAAAGAAGTACTTTTTTCTTCTGGACTTGAAAAGAGCAAAGGAGAGCATCAAGCTGAGTTATACTAACAGTCCTTGTGTTTGGGATACTTTTATTGAAGGACTGAAAG GGCTGATGATTAAGATTGGGTTGCTATGTCCAGGGGGAAGCATGTGGAAGAGGCAAACAGGCTCTTACAGGGAGGTGTGGCCTGGTAGTGGCTTACATCTCTTCTGTTG ctgtccagttttcccagcaccacttattgaagaggctgtcttttctccactgtgtattcttgcctcctttatcaaag AAATGGCAAGTTCCAATCCTACATATATAAAGATGGAAGAAGGAGACCTTCCAACAAGATTAAAGTTATTGGATGACTTGGTCCCTTTTGACAGTCCTTTGCTGATTGCTTATGCTACCCA ATGTCATGCAACTTTGTCATCATCATCCTGCTCAGTTTTTGGCTTATTTAGACAGTCTGGTAAAATCAAGGCCTGA